The following proteins are encoded in a genomic region of Marinitoga hydrogenitolerans DSM 16785:
- the ackA gene encoding acetate kinase: MKVLVINSGSSSIKYQLLDMTNENVLSKGLVERIGIDGSRIVHRVNGEKHILEHDIPNHEVGLKLVLDLLTDEKYGVLKDLKEIDAVGHRIVHGGERFASSVKIIDEVLKTIEALSFLAPLHNPANIMGIKSAMKLLPGIPQVGVFDTAFHQKMPTKAYLYALPYEYYEKYKIRRYGFHGTSHRYVSKRAAEILGKPYDELKIITVHVGNGASVAAVKNGVSVDTSMGFTPLEGLVMGTRSGDIDPAIVEFLEKEEGLSAKEVVNILNKKSGVLGLTKGFSSDMRDIEDNAIEGDPVCRLAFDIYEYRIAKYIGAYTAAMNGVDAIVFTAGVGENSPIMREEIIENYLGYLGITIDKEANNIRGEEKIISTADSKVTAMVIPTNEELMIARDTKEIIEKGLDELKL; the protein is encoded by the coding sequence ATGAAGGTACTTGTTATTAACTCTGGTAGTTCTTCTATCAAATATCAACTATTAGACATGACAAATGAAAATGTGTTATCGAAGGGATTAGTTGAAAGGATCGGCATTGATGGTTCGAGAATTGTTCATAGAGTAAATGGTGAAAAACATATTTTAGAACATGATATTCCAAATCATGAAGTTGGATTAAAACTTGTTTTAGACTTATTAACAGATGAAAAATATGGTGTTTTAAAAGATTTAAAAGAAATAGATGCTGTAGGACATAGAATTGTCCATGGTGGAGAAAGATTTGCTTCATCTGTAAAGATTATTGATGAAGTGTTAAAAACAATAGAAGCATTATCTTTCTTAGCTCCTTTACATAATCCAGCAAATATAATGGGTATTAAATCAGCTATGAAATTATTACCTGGTATTCCTCAAGTTGGTGTTTTTGATACAGCATTCCATCAAAAAATGCCTACAAAAGCTTATTTGTATGCTCTTCCATACGAATACTATGAGAAATATAAGATTAGAAGATATGGCTTCCATGGCACAAGTCATAGATATGTTTCAAAAAGAGCTGCTGAAATTTTAGGAAAACCTTATGATGAATTAAAAATTATTACTGTTCATGTTGGTAATGGCGCTTCTGTAGCTGCTGTTAAAAACGGGGTTTCTGTAGATACATCAATGGGTTTCACTCCTCTTGAAGGATTAGTAATGGGTACAAGAAGTGGGGATATTGACCCTGCAATTGTTGAATTTTTAGAAAAAGAAGAAGGCTTATCCGCAAAAGAAGTTGTTAATATATTAAATAAAAAAAGTGGAGTTTTAGGTTTAACAAAAGGTTTTAGTAGTGACATGAGGGATATTGAAGATAATGCTATTGAAGGGGATCCTGTATGTAGATTAGCTTTCGATATTTATGAATATAGAATTGCAAAATATATTGGCGCATATACTGCTGCGATGAACGGTGTTGATGCTATTGTATTCACCGCAGGTGTGGGAGAAAATTCTCCGATAATGAGAGAAGAAATAATTGAAAATTATCTTGGATATTTAGGAATTACCATAGATAAAGAAGCTAATAATATTAGAGGTGAAGAAAAAATAATTTCTACTGCTGATTCAAAAGTTACTGCTATGGTTATTCCAACAAATGAAGAATTAATGATTGCACGAGACACAAAAGAAATTATTGAAAAAGGATTAGATGAATTAAAATTATAA
- a CDS encoding ABC transporter ATP-binding protein — translation MIKTINLKKIYKNEGIEVPALKGINLEIKDGEMVSILGPSGSGKSTLLNCLSGIDKPTEGKIIINNVDITTLKDDELTTFRAKNMGFIFQFFNLIPVLNAVENVELPLLILGYNEKKARKIAENILIEVGLKDRMKNFPNMLSGGEAQRVAIARALVTKPKIVWADEPTGALDTKTGMNIMNLIKELNEKNNQTFVIVTHDPRITEYTQRILKMDSGLLFEQN, via the coding sequence ATGATAAAAACTATTAATTTAAAGAAAATTTATAAAAATGAGGGAATAGAAGTTCCCGCTTTAAAAGGGATAAATTTAGAAATAAAAGATGGTGAAATGGTTTCAATTTTGGGGCCATCCGGTTCTGGTAAATCAACCCTTTTAAATTGTTTATCAGGTATTGACAAACCTACTGAAGGAAAAATAATTATTAATAACGTTGATATTACGACATTAAAAGATGATGAATTAACAACTTTTAGGGCAAAAAATATGGGATTTATTTTTCAGTTTTTCAATTTAATCCCAGTATTAAATGCTGTTGAAAATGTAGAATTACCTCTATTAATATTAGGGTATAATGAAAAAAAAGCACGAAAAATCGCCGAAAACATATTGATCGAAGTAGGATTAAAAGATAGAATGAAAAATTTCCCAAATATGCTAAGTGGCGGAGAAGCTCAAAGAGTAGCAATTGCCAGAGCTCTTGTTACAAAACCAAAAATAGTTTGGGCCGATGAACCAACTGGCGCTTTAGATACCAAAACTGGAATGAATATTATGAATTTAATAAAAGAATTAAACGAAAAAAATAATCAAACATTTGTGATTGTTACTCATGATCCAAGAATCACCGAATATACCCAAAGAATATTAAAAATGGATAGTGGCCTTTTATTTGAACAAAATTAA
- a CDS encoding FtsX-like permease family protein, with protein sequence MLTWIILLIALLSLSYFFIRASFHSHVLKIAFRNIFRIKRESFLMVLGSMIGTTFIIGSLGMNDSFKNYIYKSVDLYFGEIDEVINSKISINYSKIEPFINELKEKDLIDGVIPIFFKLYPVTKKGNIRGLKVSEISQASIVGMDYHLILDFGENKISLPEEFLKLKDNEAIITKRLADKLNIKSGDEIEIITGASPINILFPKRFTIVKIVDSKGLLNYRGLDANNGVGTIFITLNAGRTIEKIPKNNYYQILISNKGDYIKGNSLTNKIKTIYNEMNIPGEFIPVKENQIKAVDRGGISYIFLALSLFSMISGGVLIINMYSMLVSERKKELGVLRAIGFKRKDIRNVIFYESIFYTLFSVPFGIGTGVLIARFTFSKVTTLFKSLSSFENIIGEIPLINSFYISSNSILIGIAVGLLLPLSITFWYSYSIGKLNIVNAIKDLEEEKKKNSFEKYKYYIENSFTIIVFIIALLIKIDNFVLLGIKSFLILLSTIMLITFNLKFIEVFLLNIIKLKGKFVPILKIAFSYPMRNRKRTGSIITLYGMVIFIIVILTILPYIHQLQLKSSRDSLFAGFDGVVVEMPTNIFPIKVSKEELKKVDGIKNVGEFYFLVANSKNNEHYGIVFGSKEFFTKNKIKIEKVIDEFKDLSDKEIWLKAFNNPNFAIIPERLTDPKFGYNFELGKTYTAYIPNQTFGPSQSDTIMGTITYKIIAVTSKLSESLAMGPVISINNQNIEKYIKSAIHGYFFSIYPEYKSQIIDYLKKKNQFYIFADDLIDLGLKASQGMISIFNSFLYFGLMIGIIGIAITMMKAVNERRRVIGMLKAIGFTKNMIFLSFFIESTIVILLGILIGLFSGTFTSYLIFLKLFSDSGATFKIPYNNLVLMSLVFYFVSVIFIYLPSKAASKLSPNEAMRSLD encoded by the coding sequence ATGTTAACATGGATAATTTTATTAATTGCTTTATTATCTTTAAGTTATTTTTTTATACGAGCTTCTTTTCATTCTCATGTTTTAAAAATAGCTTTTAGAAATATTTTTAGGATTAAAAGAGAATCTTTTTTAATGGTATTAGGCTCTATGATTGGTACAACTTTTATTATTGGCTCTTTAGGAATGAATGATTCTTTTAAAAATTATATATATAAAAGTGTTGATTTATACTTTGGAGAAATTGATGAAGTTATAAATTCCAAAATAAGTATAAACTATTCAAAAATTGAACCTTTTATTAATGAATTAAAAGAAAAAGACTTAATCGATGGTGTTATTCCTATATTCTTTAAATTATACCCAGTAACAAAAAAAGGAAATATTAGAGGTTTAAAAGTTTCAGAAATTTCTCAGGCAAGTATAGTAGGAATGGATTATCATTTAATATTAGATTTTGGAGAAAATAAAATAAGTTTACCTGAGGAATTTTTAAAATTAAAGGACAATGAAGCAATTATAACTAAAAGATTAGCTGATAAATTAAATATTAAATCTGGAGATGAAATTGAAATAATAACAGGCGCTTCCCCTATTAATATACTTTTCCCAAAAAGATTTACAATAGTAAAAATAGTTGATTCAAAAGGACTTTTAAATTATAGAGGTCTTGACGCAAACAATGGCGTTGGTACAATATTTATCACATTAAATGCTGGAAGAACCATTGAAAAAATCCCTAAAAATAATTACTATCAAATTTTAATTTCTAATAAAGGTGATTATATTAAAGGAAACTCTCTTACCAATAAAATTAAAACTATTTATAATGAAATGAATATCCCCGGAGAATTCATTCCTGTAAAAGAGAATCAAATAAAAGCCGTAGATAGAGGAGGAATTTCCTATATCTTTCTTGCTTTAAGTCTATTTTCAATGATTTCTGGTGGAGTTTTAATAATAAATATGTATTCCATGTTGGTAAGTGAAAGGAAAAAAGAATTGGGTGTTTTGAGGGCAATTGGCTTTAAAAGAAAAGATATCAGAAATGTTATATTTTATGAAAGTATTTTTTATACTCTGTTTTCTGTTCCTTTTGGGATTGGAACCGGGGTGCTAATTGCACGATTTACTTTTTCTAAAGTAACCACATTATTTAAATCACTATCATCTTTTGAAAATATTATTGGAGAAATTCCATTGATTAATTCATTCTATATATCTTCAAATTCTATATTAATAGGTATTGCCGTTGGACTTTTATTACCCCTTTCCATAACATTTTGGTATTCATATTCAATAGGAAAATTAAATATTGTAAATGCTATAAAAGATTTAGAAGAAGAAAAAAAGAAAAATTCTTTTGAAAAGTATAAATACTATATAGAAAATAGTTTTACTATTATAGTATTTATTATTGCATTATTAATAAAAATTGACAACTTTGTTCTTTTGGGAATAAAAAGTTTTTTAATTCTCCTTTCCACAATTATGTTAATAACTTTTAATTTAAAATTTATAGAAGTTTTTTTATTGAATATTATTAAGTTAAAAGGAAAATTCGTTCCTATTCTAAAGATAGCTTTCTCTTATCCTATGAGAAATCGAAAAAGAACAGGCTCAATTATTACATTATATGGAATGGTTATATTTATAATAGTAATATTAACTATTTTGCCATATATCCATCAATTACAACTAAAAAGCTCTCGTGATTCTTTATTTGCTGGATTTGATGGAGTGGTTGTAGAGATGCCTACAAATATATTCCCTATTAAAGTTTCTAAAGAAGAATTGAAAAAGGTTGATGGAATTAAAAATGTTGGAGAATTTTATTTTCTGGTTGCCAATAGTAAAAACAATGAACATTATGGTATTGTTTTTGGATCAAAAGAATTTTTTACAAAAAACAAAATAAAAATCGAAAAAGTTATTGATGAATTCAAGGACCTATCAGATAAAGAAATATGGCTAAAAGCTTTTAATAATCCAAATTTTGCTATAATCCCTGAAAGGTTAACCGACCCAAAATTTGGTTATAATTTTGAACTTGGCAAAACATACACAGCATACATTCCAAATCAAACATTTGGACCAAGTCAGAGTGATACTATAATGGGAACTATTACATATAAGATAATTGCTGTTACTTCAAAACTTAGCGAATCTTTAGCAATGGGACCTGTTATAAGTATAAATAATCAAAATATTGAAAAATATATAAAATCGGCTATTCATGGATACTTTTTTTCTATATATCCAGAATACAAATCACAAATTATCGATTATTTAAAAAAGAAAAATCAATTTTATATTTTTGCAGATGATTTGATTGATTTAGGGTTAAAAGCCTCGCAAGGTATGATAAGTATATTCAATTCATTTTTATATTTCGGATTAATGATCGGAATAATTGGTATAGCTATCACAATGATGAAAGCTGTTAATGAGAGACGAAGAGTTATTGGTATGTTAAAAGCCATAGGATTTACAAAAAATATGATATTTTTATCCTTCTTTATAGAATCAACAATAGTAATATTATTAGGCATATTAATTGGATTATTCTCAGGAACATTTACTAGTTATTTAATCTTTCTAAAGCTCTTTTCAGATAGTGGGGCTACATTTAAAATTCCCTATAACAATTTAGTATTAATGTCATTAGTTTTTTATTTTGTTTCTGTTATATTCATATACTTACCATCAAAAGCTGCATCAAAACTTTCACCTAATGAAGCAATGAGATCATTAGATTAA
- a CDS encoding type 2 periplasmic-binding domain-containing protein, which translates to MKKIFVIILMFISFLGFSLPILNPSPDVVNEGTVQVVMVSSGSYGLRYGLFGIMEVGYSSVEGDGYLKIGFENLLGVPLKVATTYGYLFDGTGFVVNGILGYEGEKVKVSGGMMFSKSQEYSADSIDLVDLYELNPFVSLNVKIDNISNVNIEANFPVYTSNSSASRSIPSLSLYATQKYDNVFFYKYAAIYGGIKYDFATVKILFGVSGEIELIKNPEN; encoded by the coding sequence ATGAAAAAAATATTTGTTATTATTTTAATGTTTATAAGTTTTTTAGGATTCTCGTTGCCGATTTTGAATCCTTCACCAGATGTGGTTAATGAAGGGACTGTACAAGTAGTAATGGTTTCATCAGGTAGTTATGGACTTCGCTATGGTCTTTTTGGAATTATGGAAGTTGGATATTCTTCTGTAGAAGGTGATGGATATTTAAAAATAGGATTTGAAAATCTTTTAGGAGTTCCATTAAAAGTGGCAACAACTTATGGATATCTATTTGATGGTACAGGATTTGTAGTAAATGGAATTTTGGGGTATGAAGGAGAAAAAGTAAAAGTCTCAGGAGGGATGATGTTTAGTAAATCTCAAGAATATTCAGCAGATTCAATTGATCTTGTTGATTTATACGAATTAAATCCATTTGTTTCATTAAACGTTAAAATAGATAATATTTCAAATGTAAATATAGAAGCGAATTTTCCTGTTTACACAAGCAATTCTTCTGCTTCAAGAAGTATTCCTTCTTTAAGTTTATATGCAACGCAAAAATATGATAATGTCTTTTTTTATAAATATGCAGCCATATATGGAGGAATAAAATATGATTTTGCAACTGTAAAAATATTATTTGGTGTTTCTGGTGAAATTGAACTAATAAAAAATCCGGAAAATTAA
- a CDS encoding ABC transporter permease, giving the protein MLLKKELKFNYKSFLIWSMILLMFSWLVAPFIDGIMKDADMLTDFINSMPKFILKVFNIDESFITPEGFFSAKVMIMAEIFAAIFAILLASNVFVNEYETKTIEYILTKPITRNQIFLKKAFAVFIYYTIFAAIFCVSILLLFNIYVNYEYNATILAGFALYLFVIEIFFGALTILLSVIFQNSFNTISISMGVFLIMYVGDMFGTVVEKWEWIRYITIFKYIPLGDTVKYSKVYVKNSIIIILLGFLITYIASQIFKKEDILI; this is encoded by the coding sequence ATGTTATTAAAAAAGGAGCTAAAATTTAATTATAAAAGCTTTTTAATATGGTCAATGATTCTATTGATGTTTTCCTGGTTAGTAGCACCATTTATTGATGGAATAATGAAAGATGCAGATATGTTAACAGATTTTATTAACTCAATGCCAAAGTTTATTCTTAAAGTTTTTAATATAGATGAGTCATTTATTACACCAGAAGGTTTTTTTAGTGCAAAGGTTATGATTATGGCTGAAATATTTGCAGCAATATTTGCGATTTTATTGGCATCAAATGTTTTTGTAAATGAATATGAGACTAAAACAATAGAATATATTTTAACTAAACCAATAACAAGGAATCAAATTTTTCTGAAAAAAGCTTTTGCTGTGTTTATTTATTATACAATATTTGCAGCAATTTTTTGTGTAAGTATTTTATTGCTTTTTAATATTTATGTTAATTATGAATATAATGCAACGATTTTAGCCGGATTTGCGCTTTATTTATTTGTAATTGAAATATTTTTTGGAGCATTAACCATTTTATTATCTGTTATTTTTCAAAACTCTTTTAATACAATTTCTATTTCAATGGGAGTTTTTTTAATTATGTACGTAGGTGATATGTTTGGTACAGTAGTTGAAAAGTGGGAATGGATCAGATATATTACTATATTTAAATATATTCCGCTTGGAGATACAGTAAAATATTCTAAGGTTTATGTAAAGAATTCTATAATAATAATTTTACTAGGATTTTTAATAACTTATATCGCAAGTCAGATATTTAAAAAAGAAGATATTTTGATCTAA
- a CDS encoding ABC transporter permease subunit — protein MTLIKKEFKFNFKNLFIWIIVITLFNMLYASLTDFMIEKLEFFVKFLERMPKQFLSAFNMDVQILSKPEGLIGSEGMTFMFIFFGLYASMLASKMFAGEFDNKTIEYLLIKPYSRSKIYINKIFVIFIDIVLLALVFYGSIVMFFLMYVDQDYSNLVLFGFFLYLLTTEIFFASISVLISLFFQKRKLTNSITLGLLFFMYFGVTVTEGVKNTEFLRRISVFYYMPIRDIVLNQKIYYFNIFMIIILSLLIVSIARKIFEKKDIII, from the coding sequence ATGACATTAATAAAGAAAGAATTTAAATTTAATTTTAAAAATTTATTTATATGGATTATAGTTATCACATTATTTAATATGTTATATGCATCTTTAACAGATTTTATGATAGAAAAATTGGAGTTTTTTGTAAAATTCCTTGAGAGAATGCCAAAACAATTTTTAAGTGCATTTAATATGGATGTTCAAATATTATCAAAACCCGAAGGGCTCATAGGGTCTGAAGGTATGACTTTTATGTTTATATTTTTTGGATTATACGCATCCATGTTGGCAAGTAAAATGTTTGCGGGAGAATTTGATAATAAAACTATTGAGTATTTATTAATAAAACCATATTCCAGGTCAAAAATTTATATTAATAAGATATTTGTTATTTTTATAGATATTGTATTATTGGCATTAGTTTTTTATGGTTCGATAGTTATGTTTTTTTTGATGTATGTTGATCAGGATTATAGTAATTTAGTATTGTTTGGTTTCTTCCTATACTTATTAACAACAGAGATTTTTTTCGCATCTATTAGTGTGTTGATTTCGTTATTTTTTCAAAAAAGAAAATTAACCAATTCAATAACACTTGGACTGCTATTTTTTATGTATTTTGGGGTTACTGTAACGGAGGGCGTAAAAAATACAGAATTTTTAAGAAGGATAAGCGTATTTTATTATATGCCGATTAGGGACATAGTTCTTAATCAAAAAATATATTATTTTAATATTTTTATGATAATTATTTTGTCATTATTAATTGTCTCTATTGCTCGAAAGATCTTTGAGAAAAAAGATATTATTATTTAG
- a CDS encoding ABC transporter ATP-binding protein, whose protein sequence is MIKISNLKKYYGKHKGIENVSFEIKEGEILGLIGPNGAGKTTTIRVLTGFLKPDEGEALIDDKKMPYEIDFIKEDIGYIPGEVNFYGDMKINEFLSFNRSFYKNIDLEYEKEIIELLGIEVNKKFKALSLGNKKKIAILQALVHKPKYLILDEPTNGLDPLVQQKFYKLIKKHKENGAVILFSSHVLSEVEKLCDSFAMIKDGNIVKSGTIEGLKDISKKIVIIYGLKLIDDLKKYKYKNNENGIYTFEVKSIELKNFLNVLVKTDFKDIEIKNPALEDIFLELYK, encoded by the coding sequence ATGATAAAAATAAGTAATTTGAAAAAATATTATGGCAAACACAAAGGTATCGAAAATGTTTCATTTGAAATTAAAGAAGGAGAAATTTTAGGATTAATTGGACCAAATGGGGCAGGGAAAACAACAACAATTAGAGTTTTAACAGGATTTTTAAAGCCAGATGAGGGAGAAGCTTTAATTGATGATAAAAAAATGCCATATGAAATTGATTTTATAAAAGAAGATATAGGATATATTCCAGGAGAGGTAAATTTTTATGGTGATATGAAAATAAATGAATTTTTATCTTTTAATCGATCATTTTATAAAAACATTGATTTAGAATATGAGAAAGAAATTATCGAATTGTTAGGTATAGAGGTTAATAAAAAGTTTAAAGCTCTATCTCTTGGAAATAAGAAAAAAATAGCAATTTTACAGGCTTTGGTTCATAAACCGAAATATTTAATATTGGATGAACCTACAAATGGGTTAGATCCATTAGTTCAACAAAAATTTTATAAATTAATAAAGAAACATAAAGAAAATGGAGCTGTTATTTTATTTTCTTCACATGTTTTATCTGAAGTTGAAAAATTATGTGATAGTTTTGCAATGATAAAAGATGGAAATATTGTAAAATCTGGAACAATAGAAGGTTTAAAAGATATCTCAAAAAAGATTGTTATAATATATGGTTTGAAATTAATAGATGATTTAAAGAAATATAAGTATAAAAATAATGAAAATGGAATATATACTTTTGAAGTAAAAAGTATTGAACTCAAAAATTTTTTGAATGTTTTAGTAAAAACAGATTTTAAGGATATAGAAATTAAAAATCCAGCATTAGAAGATATCTTCTTAGAATTATATAAGTAG
- a CDS encoding TetR/AcrR family transcriptional regulator, with amino-acid sequence MPKKTFFNLPEKKRKRIIDAAIKEFSIYSFSKSSVNRIVKNSKISKGSFYQYFENKKDLYKYIIDLIAETKLKYLNDIINKNIDKIDIFSLMKNMTDVSLKFIKDFPEFAQIGYLFLNEDEQFIEEITGNLNNKGEKMIFSLLKQAQEKGEIYENIDLKFTSFLILNLNNSILEYIKKHKTDLSWDEMADLSNQIIFIFENGIKKKEGNYDKNK; translated from the coding sequence ATGCCTAAAAAAACATTTTTTAATCTACCAGAGAAAAAACGTAAGAGAATTATAGATGCTGCGATAAAAGAATTTAGTATTTACTCTTTTTCAAAATCAAGCGTAAATAGAATAGTAAAAAATTCTAAAATTTCTAAAGGGAGCTTTTATCAATATTTTGAAAATAAAAAAGATCTATATAAATATATTATCGATTTAATTGCAGAGACAAAATTAAAATACTTGAATGATATTATCAATAAAAATATCGACAAAATAGATATTTTTTCTTTAATGAAAAATATGACTGATGTTTCGTTAAAATTTATAAAAGATTTTCCAGAATTTGCCCAAATTGGCTATTTATTTTTAAATGAAGATGAGCAATTTATAGAGGAAATCACTGGAAACTTAAATAATAAAGGAGAAAAAATGATTTTTTCTTTATTAAAACAAGCACAAGAAAAAGGAGAAATTTATGAAAATATTGATCTTAAATTTACATCATTTCTTATATTAAATTTAAATAATTCTATATTAGAGTATATAAAAAAACATAAAACAGATCTATCCTGGGATGAAATGGCTGATTTATCCAATCAAATAATATTTATTTTTGAAAACGGAATTAAAAAAAAGGAGGGGAATTATGATAAAAATAAGTAA